One Salvia splendens isolate huo1 chromosome 12, SspV2, whole genome shotgun sequence genomic window carries:
- the LOC121759055 gene encoding uncharacterized protein LOC121759055: MAHYNDQIKKMKNHSNSFLYLKKITQILLPLSLLSLFISHSSFTSLFLQSYDYLNLNFYFKFKLFTYTTERNCIFLLCNGILVFIIQSSGLISKITPLDSGPKMARTHDDRTEKSGVEDSKKKGVENVEVHEEKINLEADLAEEDLQVEKWDEHDDEEEDDEGFDTEELKRKCEDFIKKVKMEIQSA, translated from the coding sequence ATGGCTCATTACAATGATCAAATCAAGAAGATGAAAAACCATTCAAATAGCTTCTTATATCTCAAGAAGATCACTCAAATCCTCCTCCcactctcccttctctctctctttatctcccACTCCTCTTTCacctctctctttctccaaTCCTATGACTATCTCAACTTGAATTTCTACTTCAAATTCAAACTCTTCACCTACACAACTGAGAGAAATTGCATCTTTCTCCTCTGCAATGGGATTCTTGTCTTCATCATACAGTCATCCGGCCTCATTAGCAAGATAACGCCCCTCGATTCAGGCCCGAAAATGGCAAGAACACACGATGATCGGACCGAGAAAAGTGGCGTTGAAGACAGCAAGAAAAAGGGTGTTGAGAATGTAGAAGTTCATGAAGAAAAAATCAATCTTGAAGCAGATTTGGCTGAGGAAGATTTGCAGGTAGAAAAATGGGATGAacatgatgatgaagaagaagatgatgaagggTTTGATACAGAAGAATTGAAGAGGAAATGTGAAGATTTTATCAAGAAAGTAAAGATGGAAATTCAAAGTGCATGA
- the LOC121756987 gene encoding F-box protein At5g07610-like isoform X1 — translation MSEIGNEFAHLRSDYVPPIGHIEEVIINILSRLPVKTVVACKCVAKHWLKLISEPQFPHLQLNWSKKKPKYIICPYPEDYDTINHLCLLEGNGKIIEDVPLFGFDEVCSPEMTCFLNGLICSVNEDSDGLNDVDINIFNPITRDSIVLPRGSPSVVIPSVGIGFDPKSNDFKAFRFFSDSSKGEDVKYKCEVYTSGSTAWRRISEDVQRPQSSPINPFCPYYASIAGTVYWFVWSQDQPGTPVRILSVDMNDSFTEISLPTPLNEWSFLTEIEGCLSVVHFSNPETYALNQYQDPYLEVYKLENSRWHLRSKSTIDLINVHSINSVAARDTEIFFIVKHDDESICYLIFDFVEESFTTLDLDEQFEGDCPVAFPFVESLLKCSGA, via the exons ATGTCTGAGATTGGGAACGAGTTCGCCCATTTGCGGTCTGACTATGTGCCACCAATTGGACACATTGAAGAAGTTATAATAAACATTTTGTCCAGGCTTCCTGTGAAAACAGTTGTAGCGTGCAAATGTGTTGCCAAACATTGGTTGAAATTGATATCTGAACCACAATTTCCTCATTTGCAACTAAACTGGTCGAAGAAAAAACCAAAATATATCATATGTCCTTATCCTGAGGACTATGATACGATCAATCATCTATGTCTACTGGAGGGAAATGGGAAAATCATTGAAGATGTCCCCCTTTTTGGTTTTGACGAAGTTTGCTCGCCTGAGATGACTTGTTTCTTGAATGGTCTCATATGCAGTGTGAATGAAGATAGTGATGGTCTGAATGATGTGGACATCAATATTTTCAACCCGATTACTCGTGACTCCATAGTACTTCCTAGAGGAAGTCCCTCGGTAGTTATCCCATCGGTTGGGATTGGTTTTGACCCCAAGAGTAATGACTTCAAAGCATTTCGCTTCTTCTCGGATTCATCTAAAGGGGAAGATGTTAAATATAAGTGTGAGGTATACACCTCTGGTTCTACAGCGTGGCGAAGAATTTCTGAGGATGTGCAACGGCCCCAGAGTAGTCCCATTAACCCATTCTGCCCTTACTATGCTAGTATAGCTGGAACAGTTTACTGGTTTGTATGGTCACAAGATCAACCTGGGACTCCTGTTCGTATTCTCTCAGTTGACATGAACGACAGCTTCACCGAGATCAGCCTGCCCACCCCTCTTAATGAGTGGAGTTTCTTGACTGAAATAGAGGGCTGCTTGTCAGTGGTTCACTTTAGTAATCCAGAAACATATGCACTGAACCAATATCAAGATCCTTATCTTGAGGTATATAAATTGGAGAACTCCCGGTGGCACTTGAGATCTAAGTCCACCATAGATCTGATCAACGTCCACAGCATCAACTCAGTTGCTGCAAGGGATACTGAAATATTCTTCATCGTTAAACATGATGATGAATCCATCTGCTACCTCATCTTCGATTTTGTGGAAGAATCCTTCACGACACTTGATCTGGATGAGCAATTTGAGGGTGATTGTCCTGTTGCATTTCCATTCGTCGAAAGCCTCCTCAAGT GTAGTGGAGCTTAG
- the LOC121756987 gene encoding F-box protein At5g07610-like isoform X2: protein MSEIGNEFAHLRSDYVPPIGHIEEVIINILSRLPVKTVVACKCVAKHWLKLISEPQFPHLQLNWSKKKPKYIICPYPEDYDTINHLCLLEGNGKIIEDVPLFGFDEVCSPEMTCFLNGLICSVNEDSDGLNDVDINIFNPITRDSIVLPRGSPSVVIPSVGIGFDPKSNDFKAFRFFSDSSKGEDVKYKCEVYTSGSTAWRRISEDVQRPQSSPINPFCPYYASIAGTVYWFVWSQDQPGTPVRILSVDMNDSFTEISLPTPLNEWSFLTEIEGCLSVVHFSNPETYALNQYQDPYLEVYKLENSRWHLRSKSTIDLINVHSINSVAARDTEIFFIVKHDDESICYLIFDFVEESFTTLDLDEQFEGDCPVAFPFVESLLKCK, encoded by the exons ATGTCTGAGATTGGGAACGAGTTCGCCCATTTGCGGTCTGACTATGTGCCACCAATTGGACACATTGAAGAAGTTATAATAAACATTTTGTCCAGGCTTCCTGTGAAAACAGTTGTAGCGTGCAAATGTGTTGCCAAACATTGGTTGAAATTGATATCTGAACCACAATTTCCTCATTTGCAACTAAACTGGTCGAAGAAAAAACCAAAATATATCATATGTCCTTATCCTGAGGACTATGATACGATCAATCATCTATGTCTACTGGAGGGAAATGGGAAAATCATTGAAGATGTCCCCCTTTTTGGTTTTGACGAAGTTTGCTCGCCTGAGATGACTTGTTTCTTGAATGGTCTCATATGCAGTGTGAATGAAGATAGTGATGGTCTGAATGATGTGGACATCAATATTTTCAACCCGATTACTCGTGACTCCATAGTACTTCCTAGAGGAAGTCCCTCGGTAGTTATCCCATCGGTTGGGATTGGTTTTGACCCCAAGAGTAATGACTTCAAAGCATTTCGCTTCTTCTCGGATTCATCTAAAGGGGAAGATGTTAAATATAAGTGTGAGGTATACACCTCTGGTTCTACAGCGTGGCGAAGAATTTCTGAGGATGTGCAACGGCCCCAGAGTAGTCCCATTAACCCATTCTGCCCTTACTATGCTAGTATAGCTGGAACAGTTTACTGGTTTGTATGGTCACAAGATCAACCTGGGACTCCTGTTCGTATTCTCTCAGTTGACATGAACGACAGCTTCACCGAGATCAGCCTGCCCACCCCTCTTAATGAGTGGAGTTTCTTGACTGAAATAGAGGGCTGCTTGTCAGTGGTTCACTTTAGTAATCCAGAAACATATGCACTGAACCAATATCAAGATCCTTATCTTGAGGTATATAAATTGGAGAACTCCCGGTGGCACTTGAGATCTAAGTCCACCATAGATCTGATCAACGTCCACAGCATCAACTCAGTTGCTGCAAGGGATACTGAAATATTCTTCATCGTTAAACATGATGATGAATCCATCTGCTACCTCATCTTCGATTTTGTGGAAGAATCCTTCACGACACTTGATCTGGATGAGCAATTTGAGGGTGATTGTCCTGTTGCATTTCCATTCGTCGAAAGCCTCCTCAAGTGTAA GTAG
- the LOC121758207 gene encoding acetyl-CoA acetyltransferase, cytosolic 1-like, which translates to MAPAAASINPRDVCIVGVARTPMGGFLGALSSVPATKLGSIAIQSALKRANIDPSLVQEVFFGNVLGANLGQAPARQAALGAGIPNSVVCTTINKVCASGMKATMLAAQSIQLGLNDVVVAGGMESMSNVPKYIAEARKGSRLGHDSLVDGMLKDGLWDVYGDVGMGVCAELCAENHSITREQQDDFAIQSFERGIAAQDAGSFAWEITPVEVSGGRGRPSTIVDKDEGLGKFDAAKLRKLRPSFKETGGTVTAGNASSISDGAAALVLVSGQKALELGLTVIAKISGYADAAHAPELFTTAPALAIPKALKNAGIEASKVDYYEINEAFAVVALANQKLLDLIPERVNVHGGAVSLGHPLGCSGARILVTLLGVLKQKNGKYGVGGVCNGGGGASALVLELV; encoded by the exons ATGGCACCAGCAGCTGCTTCAATCAACCCAAGAG ATGTTTGTATCGTGGGTGTTGCTCGTACACCTATGGGTGGTTTTCTCGGTGCACTTTCATCAGTACCAGCAACCAAGCTCGGATCTATAGCCATTCAGA GTGCTTTGAAAAGAGCAAATATCGATCCATCACTTGTCCAAGAAGTTTTCTTTGGAAATGTACTCGGCGCAAACTTAGGACAGGCTCCTGCCCGCCAGGCAGCATTGGGAGCCGGGATCCCGAATTCTGTAGTCTGTACAACCATCAACAAAGTCTGTGCCTCTGGAATGAAAG CGACCATGCTAGCAGCACAAAGCATCCAGTTGGGTCTCAATGACGTTGTAGTGGCCGGTGGCATGGAGAGCATGTCGAATGTCCCAAAATACATCGCAGAGGCGAG GAAAGGATCTCGACTGGGACATGACTCTCTTGTTGATGGAATGCTGAAAGATGGACTCTGGGACGTTTATGGCGACGTCGGCATGGGTGTTTGTGCTGAATTATGTGCTGAGAACCATAGCATTACAAGAGAGCAGCAG GACGACTTTGCTATCCAAAGTTTTGAGCGTGGAATTGCTGCTCAAGATGCCGGTTCCTTTGCATGGGAGATCACTCCA GTTGAAGTATCCGGTGGGAGAGGGCGGCCATCCACCATTGTCGACAAGGATGAAGGTCTTGGAAAG TTTGATGCTGCAAAGTTGAGGAAGCTGAGACCGAGTTTCAAGGAAACGGGAGGAACTGTCACAGCTGGCAACGCTTCTAGCATAAG CGATGGTGCCGCAGCTCTTGTTTTAGTGAGTGGGCAGAAAGCTCTGGAGCTCGGGCTTACAGTCATAGCAAAGATCTCCGGATATGCTGATGCCGCTCAT GCCCCAGAATTGTTTACGACCGCCCCAGCTCTTGCAATTCCCAAAGCACTCAAGAATGCTGGTATAGAAGCATCTAAAGTAGACTATTACGAAATCAATGAAGCTTTTGCTGTTGTGGCTCTTGCAAATCAGAAGCTATTGGATCTTATTCCG GAAAGAGTTAACGTACACGGTGGAGCTGTGTCTCTGGGGCATCCTCTCGGTTGCAGTGGCGCTCGTATCTTGGTCACTCTTTTGGGG GTTTTGAAGCAAAAGAATGGGAAGTACGGTGTTGGTGGTGTTTGCaacggaggaggaggagcctcAGCCCTCGTCTTAGAACTCGTGTAA
- the LOC121758209 gene encoding uncharacterized protein LOC121758209 isoform X2 encodes MWQQLRAGWLQILNIQKSRRIVSYTGFYCFATLINFAYTNNTTRAGHSRADQFYASYPAGTELLTDTGKLYKAALGNCFEIEEWGPIEWSILAKHFERQGKSPYAYHSQYMAHLASLGQLDGSC; translated from the exons ATGTGGCAGCAGCTCCGTGCTGGCTGGTTACAGATTCTCAACATTCAGAAGTCCCGGAGGATCGTGTCTTACACTGGATTTTACTGTTTCGCAACACTGATCAACTTTGCTTACACCAACAATAC GACAAGAGCTGGACACTCGAGGGCTGATCAGTTCTATGCATCTTATCCTGCTGGCACTGAGCTTCTTACCGATACTGGGAAG TTGTATAAAGCTGCACTCGGCAATTGCTTTGAGATAGAGGAGTGGGGGCCTATTGAATGGAGCATTTTGGCTAAACATTTTGAACGACAAGGGAAATCACCGTATGCGTACCACTCA CAATATATGGCGCATCTGGCCTCTCTCGGGCAACTGGATGGGAGCTGCTAG
- the LOC121758209 gene encoding uncharacterized protein LOC121758209 isoform X1, with protein sequence MWQQLRAGWLQILNIQKSRRIVSYTGFYCFATLINFAYTNNTFWFYTCFSMSSLHQEKMQIRLFIKLLVLWRLIRTRAGHSRADQFYASYPAGTELLTDTGKLYKAALGNCFEIEEWGPIEWSILAKHFERQGKSPYAYHSQYMAHLASLGQLDGSC encoded by the exons ATGTGGCAGCAGCTCCGTGCTGGCTGGTTACAGATTCTCAACATTCAGAAGTCCCGGAGGATCGTGTCTTACACTGGATTTTACTGTTTCGCAACACTGATCAACTTTGCTTACACCAACAATAC GTTCTGGTTCTATACTTGTTTTTCCATGTCTTCACTCCACCAAGAAAAGATGCAAATTAGGCTGTTTATCAAACTTCTTGTGTTATGGCGTCTAATTAGGACAAGAGCTGGACACTCGAGGGCTGATCAGTTCTATGCATCTTATCCTGCTGGCACTGAGCTTCTTACCGATACTGGGAAG TTGTATAAAGCTGCACTCGGCAATTGCTTTGAGATAGAGGAGTGGGGGCCTATTGAATGGAGCATTTTGGCTAAACATTTTGAACGACAAGGGAAATCACCGTATGCGTACCACTCA CAATATATGGCGCATCTGGCCTCTCTCGGGCAACTGGATGGGAGCTGCTAG